Proteins encoded in a region of the Enterococcus gilvus ATCC BAA-350 genome:
- a CDS encoding ATP-grasp domain-containing protein produces MDYLEIEGKAQLERFGIPINESILLTGDNIPEDIPYPCVLKGQILSGKRGKAGAVRVVKTRAELIEAKEIIEQIKINDQVMEGVIACGFLPIEEEYYLGMTLDVKNRAMIMLFTPFGGMDIEELAETDPEKLLRFDCTEGFNAEKFKKASTIFELPEKRLNLVVDIAEKLSEACFALDATTIEINPLALLKDESLMAIDAKLVIDDNALYRQGDYTILPRTVQEKSLQEIEAEQYDLTYVEVDPKGNIGTMAGGAGIGMATMDTVFHYGGRVNNFLDLGGGVTSEKTYQAMRILLENENTDYILINIFGGINNCADMAEGITRAYKESGISKTVVVKSRGFNQEQGWSMYKELGFPQAKYGTTDEAVQILLALKGAK; encoded by the coding sequence ATGGATTATTTGGAAATTGAAGGAAAAGCACAATTAGAACGTTTTGGAATACCAATTAATGAAAGTATCTTACTTACCGGTGACAATATTCCAGAAGATATTCCTTACCCGTGTGTCTTAAAAGGGCAAATTTTGTCAGGGAAGCGTGGAAAAGCAGGGGCGGTTCGAGTCGTTAAAACAAGAGCTGAATTGATCGAAGCTAAAGAGATAATTGAACAAATCAAGATTAATGATCAAGTAATGGAAGGCGTCATTGCCTGCGGATTCCTGCCTATTGAGGAAGAATATTATCTAGGAATGACTCTTGATGTAAAAAATAGAGCAATGATCATGTTGTTTACTCCTTTTGGTGGAATGGATATTGAAGAACTTGCAGAAACAGATCCAGAAAAACTTTTGCGTTTCGATTGTACAGAAGGGTTTAATGCCGAGAAATTCAAAAAAGCATCCACTATTTTTGAACTGCCAGAAAAACGTCTGAATCTGGTAGTGGATATTGCTGAGAAATTATCCGAGGCATGCTTCGCGCTTGATGCTACAACCATTGAAATTAATCCCTTAGCGTTACTAAAGGATGAAAGCTTAATGGCTATCGATGCAAAACTTGTAATCGATGACAATGCATTGTATCGACAAGGAGATTACACGATACTTCCTCGGACAGTTCAAGAAAAGTCACTTCAAGAGATTGAAGCTGAACAGTATGATCTGACTTATGTCGAGGTAGATCCTAAAGGGAATATTGGTACGATGGCAGGCGGGGCAGGAATTGGCATGGCAACTATGGACACCGTTTTTCATTACGGCGGGAGAGTTAATAATTTCCTTGATTTAGGTGGTGGAGTTACTTCCGAAAAGACTTACCAAGCAATGAGGATTTTACTTGAAAATGAAAACACTGATTATATTTTGATTAATATCTTTGGTGGTATCAATAACTGTGCTGACATGGCAGAGGGAATTACTCGCGCTTATAAAGAATCAGGAATCAGCAAAACAGTTGTAGTAAAAAGTCGTGGATTTAATCAGGAACAAGGTTGGAGTATGTATAAAGAACTCGGTTTCCCGCAGGCGAAATATGGAACGACGGATGAAGCAGTTCAAATACTTTTAGCGTTAAAGGGGGCAAAATAG
- a CDS encoding alpha-glucosidase: MKMEKNGNSIVVDSNTLSYNDRVIFDWSVDPVAFIGRGEEEVEMYRGNFKIEDYLITRIPLDKVDYTEADDQIKLSLSCGDSKAALVIIAKFDDLGRLVLALEGDDKSYNRLWLRLAANSDEKVYGCGEQLSHFNLRGKHFPLWSSEPGVGRNKETLTTFWADVKDKAGGNYYTTNYPEATFVSTEKYYCHTNSYAYADFDFRNDHFHELQYWEIPDSLVFETAPTYKKLIEKLTGLLGRQPQLPEWSDNGFLLGIQGGTDYVYNTGKKLIDKGVKLAGFWCQDWEGIRMTSFGKRLFWNWEWNGELYPELDKKIHEWKENENLRFMTYINPYVAIDAKMYPEADAKGYFAKNKDGGTYQVDFGEFNCGVVDFTNPEAFDWFKNVIKTELIDFGCDGWMADFGEYLPTDVVLHDGTDPMVAHNKWPMLWAKCNYDAVQESGKWGEIVYFMRAGATGSQKYCPLIWAGDQSVNWSLDDGLASTIPAALSVGMSGCGLSHSDIGGYTSLHGNIRTKELFMRWAEMGAFLPFMRSHEGNRPAENFQVFDDDEAIDHLAICTNVFTDLTDYRRAIVKENSEKGTPVQRPLFMEYEDDQHAYDIQYQYLFGPDVMVAPVHEEGKSEWDVYLPEDTWVHLWTGKEFKGGNYTVASPIGQTPVFYRKGSEYAELFESITSKYK; encoded by the coding sequence ATGAAAATGGAAAAGAACGGAAATAGCATCGTTGTTGATAGCAATACACTAAGTTACAACGACCGTGTGATCTTTGATTGGTCAGTCGATCCAGTAGCGTTTATTGGTCGAGGAGAAGAAGAAGTAGAGATGTATCGCGGTAATTTCAAAATTGAAGACTATCTTATTACACGCATACCACTAGATAAAGTTGACTATACTGAGGCCGATGATCAAATCAAATTAAGCTTAAGCTGTGGGGATAGTAAAGCCGCTTTAGTCATTATTGCGAAGTTTGATGATTTAGGACGATTGGTATTAGCTCTTGAGGGAGATGATAAATCGTATAATCGACTATGGCTTCGTTTGGCAGCCAACTCCGACGAAAAAGTTTATGGTTGTGGGGAACAGCTATCTCATTTTAATCTACGTGGCAAACATTTTCCATTGTGGAGCTCTGAGCCGGGTGTAGGACGTAATAAGGAAACTCTGACCACTTTCTGGGCTGATGTAAAAGACAAAGCTGGTGGTAATTATTATACTACTAACTATCCAGAAGCTACTTTTGTTTCAACAGAAAAATATTATTGCCATACTAATTCTTATGCATATGCGGATTTTGATTTTCGAAATGATCATTTCCATGAGTTGCAATACTGGGAAATCCCGGATTCTCTCGTGTTCGAAACAGCGCCTACTTATAAAAAGTTGATCGAAAAGCTAACTGGATTGTTAGGCCGTCAGCCTCAATTACCAGAATGGTCAGACAATGGTTTTCTATTAGGTATCCAAGGTGGAACAGATTATGTTTACAATACCGGTAAGAAATTGATTGATAAAGGTGTAAAACTTGCAGGCTTTTGGTGTCAGGATTGGGAAGGCATCAGAATGACCAGTTTCGGTAAACGGTTATTTTGGAATTGGGAATGGAACGGTGAATTATATCCGGAATTAGATAAAAAGATTCATGAATGGAAAGAAAATGAAAACCTTCGATTCATGACATATATCAATCCTTATGTTGCTATTGATGCAAAAATGTATCCAGAAGCTGATGCTAAGGGATATTTTGCAAAAAATAAAGATGGTGGCACTTATCAAGTAGATTTCGGAGAGTTTAATTGCGGTGTGGTTGATTTTACTAATCCAGAGGCTTTCGATTGGTTTAAGAATGTCATTAAAACTGAACTAATCGATTTTGGGTGTGATGGATGGATGGCAGATTTTGGTGAGTATCTACCAACAGATGTCGTACTCCATGATGGTACTGACCCGATGGTTGCTCACAATAAATGGCCGATGCTTTGGGCAAAATGTAATTATGATGCAGTGCAGGAATCTGGTAAATGGGGAGAGATTGTTTACTTTATGCGCGCTGGAGCAACTGGTAGTCAAAAATATTGTCCTTTAATTTGGGCAGGAGATCAAAGTGTGAACTGGAGTCTTGATGACGGGCTTGCATCTACAATACCGGCAGCACTTTCAGTGGGAATGTCAGGCTGTGGATTAAGCCATAGTGATATCGGCGGATATACAAGTTTACACGGGAATATTCGTACAAAAGAATTATTTATGCGGTGGGCTGAAATGGGTGCTTTCTTACCGTTCATGAGAAGTCATGAAGGAAATCGTCCTGCAGAAAACTTCCAAGTTTTTGATGATGATGAAGCTATTGATCACCTAGCGATTTGTACAAATGTTTTTACCGATTTGACAGATTATCGTCGGGCTATTGTTAAGGAAAACTCGGAAAAAGGTACTCCTGTCCAACGTCCTTTATTTATGGAATATGAGGATGACCAACACGCTTATGATATTCAATATCAATATCTGTTTGGCCCTGATGTTATGGTGGCACCTGTTCATGAAGAAGGAAAATCCGAATGGGATGTGTATCTTCCCGAAGATACTTGGGTTCATTTGTGGACCGGAAAAGAATTTAAAGGTGGTAATTATACAGTTGCCTCACCAATTGGTCAGACTCCTGTATTTTATCGTAAAGGCTCAGAATACGCTGAATTATTTGAGTCTATTACAAGTAAATATAAATAA
- a CDS encoding SLC13 family permease — protein sequence MNSTRRLVYILLGPMILVASIALLSGFLTRPGAEAVGVLLWMVFWWVTRPVHMTVTAFVPVLVNALLNIVPMASLTAQYASDSIILILGSSLLTLPWASTGLDRRVALKILSIIGPSMRSQITVWLLASMLVSSILPNVAVCALFTPIAVSMLAAAGIEKIETSTHAVPILLAIGWGVGLGGVGTPLGGAMNIAAISFLEEYTGNEFMYVDWIVRIAPYFILLAIISLVGMLLLYGKSSPLNGTKEYFVNSYSELGIMKRDEKICAALFLIALIGAFTRPLYANLLPGLAPAYIFLLFGSLSFVINAANKEPMLVWETAQKGVMWGMMLLFGGGLALGRLVNDSGAGSAIADIVADMSLDGGLMTIIVFTVFARVISELTNSTVASAVSIPIVLGFAVKMGLNPIPYWFITVMAYNSEYLLPISVRAIPVAYGLDANKMLKGGVPMTIASTILVIVFGYVVMQIWPGFGELSYLTN from the coding sequence ATGAATTCGACACGACGGTTAGTTTATATTTTGTTGGGGCCTATGATTTTAGTTGCAAGTATCGCTCTACTTTCTGGCTTCTTGACACGACCAGGAGCAGAGGCAGTAGGAGTTTTGCTTTGGATGGTTTTTTGGTGGGTGACTCGACCAGTGCATATGACAGTCACTGCTTTTGTACCTGTCCTTGTTAATGCCCTGTTAAATATTGTTCCTATGGCTTCACTCACGGCGCAATACGCTTCTGACAGTATCATTCTGATACTTGGCTCAAGCCTCCTAACCTTACCTTGGGCTTCTACGGGGCTAGATCGACGAGTAGCACTGAAAATTTTATCTATTATCGGTCCTTCAATGAGATCTCAAATCACGGTTTGGTTACTTGCCAGTATGCTGGTTTCAAGTATATTACCGAATGTCGCAGTATGTGCCCTTTTTACACCAATTGCTGTTTCGATGTTAGCCGCTGCTGGAATTGAAAAGATTGAAACCAGTACACATGCAGTGCCTATACTTCTCGCAATAGGCTGGGGTGTTGGTTTGGGCGGAGTGGGTACGCCACTTGGTGGGGCAATGAATATCGCTGCGATCTCATTCTTGGAAGAATACACTGGTAATGAATTCATGTATGTGGATTGGATCGTTCGCATTGCACCATACTTCATTTTATTAGCCATTATAAGTCTGGTAGGAATGCTACTTCTTTATGGAAAATCAAGTCCTTTAAATGGTACAAAGGAATATTTTGTAAATAGTTATAGTGAATTAGGGATAATGAAGCGTGATGAAAAAATTTGTGCGGCACTTTTCTTAATTGCTTTAATCGGAGCGTTTACGCGGCCGCTATATGCAAATCTTTTACCAGGTTTAGCTCCTGCATATATTTTCTTGCTATTTGGAAGTTTATCATTTGTCATCAATGCAGCAAATAAGGAGCCAATGCTAGTGTGGGAAACTGCACAAAAAGGTGTTATGTGGGGCATGATGCTTTTATTCGGTGGTGGCTTGGCACTTGGGCGATTAGTAAATGATTCTGGCGCAGGATCTGCGATCGCTGACATTGTTGCCGATATGTCCCTGGATGGCGGACTCATGACAATTATTGTATTTACTGTTTTCGCTCGTGTTATCTCAGAGCTAACGAATTCAACAGTTGCCTCTGCTGTGAGTATCCCAATCGTCCTTGGTTTTGCTGTGAAAATGGGATTAAACCCAATTCCATATTGGTTTATCACAGTTATGGCTTATAATTCTGAGTATTTATTACCAATTAGTGTACGCGCAATACCAGTAGCTTATGGATTAGATGCAAACAAAATGTTGAAAGGAGGCGTGCCAATGACAATTGCAAGTACGATATTAGTAATTGTCTTTGGCTATGTTGTAATGCAGATTTGGCCGGGCTTTGGAGAGTTATCTTACCTAACAAATTAA
- a CDS encoding NAD(P)-dependent oxidoreductase, which produces MKLGFVGLGIMGESMALNLVKKSNTEVYVFDFVKEKVQELVAEGAIAASSGKEVAENADIVFTSVPKATHVKAVHEEIYPVVKEGQIFVDMSTIAPKDSIALGEEMSKRRAYFLDSPVVKSKQAAIDGTLGIYVGGPKEQFEVIKPFLEMIGSAVVYMGTNGKGLVMKICHNMLVGEIQNGVNEMMVLANQNGINWEDFSAAIDIGGGKNFYLETKGKAIGTQDFTTAFSVENMYKDVNIAGEMISEQGLDLPGTKLVQAVYQSAMDKDFGGEDFSATFKIVSDQ; this is translated from the coding sequence GTGAAATTAGGATTTGTTGGATTAGGGATTATGGGTGAATCGATGGCCTTAAATCTTGTTAAGAAAAGCAATACTGAAGTATATGTGTTTGATTTTGTGAAAGAAAAAGTGCAAGAACTTGTGGCCGAAGGCGCGATTGCGGCAAGCAGTGGTAAAGAGGTTGCTGAAAATGCAGATATTGTTTTTACAAGTGTTCCTAAAGCGACCCATGTAAAAGCTGTACATGAGGAAATCTATCCAGTTGTAAAAGAAGGGCAAATTTTTGTTGACATGAGCACTATCGCACCAAAAGATTCGATTGCTCTTGGTGAGGAAATGTCAAAACGCCGAGCCTATTTCTTAGATTCACCAGTAGTAAAATCTAAGCAGGCTGCTATCGATGGAACATTGGGGATTTACGTTGGCGGACCAAAAGAGCAGTTTGAAGTAATTAAACCCTTTTTAGAAATGATCGGTAGTGCAGTTGTTTATATGGGAACAAATGGAAAAGGCCTAGTTATGAAAATTTGCCACAATATGTTAGTTGGTGAAATTCAAAATGGCGTTAATGAAATGATGGTCTTGGCTAATCAAAATGGTATCAATTGGGAAGATTTTTCTGCGGCAATTGACATTGGCGGTGGAAAAAACTTCTATCTTGAAACAAAAGGAAAAGCAATTGGTACACAAGATTTCACTACAGCTTTTTCAGTTGAAAACATGTATAAGGATGTCAATATCGCAGGTGAAATGATTTCTGAACAAGGACTAGATTTACCAGGAACAAAATTGGTTCAGGCAGTATATCAAAGCGCTATGGATAAGGACTTTGGTGGAGAAGATTTCTCAGCAACTTTTAAAATTGTTTCAGATCAATAA
- a CDS encoding L-fucose/L-arabinose isomerase family protein: MLTKVLFLPTARLTFDVELAENIYSQSKELLLNMEGIQPIIPEGLLTDPDMLVDFINVHGLDADVILFQDTTFTDGEFIQNAIDLVNVPVIIWGLKEPSIGGRLRLNSLTGVMSTANVLHNNKRPYLYTRGNPEEKATKINLEKQINVLSAIKKVKNLTIGVIGNYPGGFFFSGANEMDLRNAFGVDLKHYELHDWFDLAKEVNEEEYQSEIDFAEKQIIGLNRTDHTVKRFAQFVKVAKDYIRNDGLSAIAMRCWPDFFVELKAAPCGAFSQLTEQGFPTACEADIHGSLSMYILQMLSKGNAPYMGDVVNIVPENNSIILWHCGFAPYSIANPKTGATAGVHPNRKIGLAMDFGIKPGEVTLFRVGYGPEGYRFVITKGNALDVPNSYLGTSAEIKLDKDADEFVTYTVEQGIEPHFAMIHGDVTKELVEMARVLNIETLVY, encoded by the coding sequence ATGTTAACTAAAGTATTATTTTTACCTACTGCTCGTTTAACCTTTGATGTCGAACTTGCAGAAAATATCTACTCTCAAAGTAAAGAATTATTGTTAAATATGGAAGGGATTCAACCAATAATTCCAGAGGGGTTATTGACTGATCCAGATATGTTAGTAGATTTTATCAATGTGCATGGTCTTGATGCAGATGTCATTTTGTTTCAAGACACAACGTTCACTGACGGAGAATTTATCCAGAATGCGATTGATTTGGTAAATGTCCCAGTTATTATTTGGGGCTTAAAGGAACCTAGTATTGGTGGACGCTTGCGGTTGAATTCTTTAACCGGTGTGATGAGTACAGCAAATGTTTTACACAATAATAAACGTCCATACTTATACACTCGTGGAAATCCTGAGGAAAAAGCAACAAAAATTAATTTAGAAAAACAGATTAATGTTTTATCGGCTATTAAAAAAGTGAAGAATCTCACCATTGGAGTCATCGGAAATTATCCGGGAGGATTCTTTTTCTCGGGCGCGAATGAAATGGATTTAAGAAATGCCTTTGGTGTTGATTTGAAACATTACGAACTCCATGATTGGTTTGACTTAGCTAAAGAAGTGAATGAGGAAGAGTATCAGTCAGAAATTGATTTTGCTGAAAAACAAATCATTGGGTTAAATAGAACTGATCACACAGTGAAGCGTTTCGCGCAATTTGTTAAAGTAGCCAAAGATTATATTCGAAATGATGGATTAAGCGCTATTGCAATGAGATGTTGGCCTGACTTTTTCGTTGAATTAAAAGCTGCACCGTGTGGCGCTTTTTCACAATTGACAGAACAAGGTTTTCCAACTGCCTGTGAAGCCGATATTCATGGTTCCCTTTCAATGTATATTTTACAAATGCTTTCAAAAGGTAATGCACCGTATATGGGAGATGTAGTCAACATCGTACCTGAAAACAATTCTATTATTTTATGGCATTGTGGGTTCGCACCATATTCAATAGCTAATCCAAAAACGGGGGCTACTGCGGGAGTTCATCCAAACAGGAAAATAGGATTAGCAATGGACTTCGGCATTAAGCCAGGTGAAGTAACTCTTTTCCGTGTAGGATATGGTCCTGAAGGGTATCGTTTCGTTATTACTAAAGGTAATGCATTAGATGTTCCGAATTCCTATCTTGGGACATCTGCTGAAATTAAACTAGATAAAGATGCAGATGAGTTCGTGACTTACACAGTCGAACAAGGAATTGAACCTCATTTTGCGATGATTCATGGTGATGTAACTAAAGAATTAGTCGAAATGGCGCGTGTATTAAATATTGAAACACTTGTATATTAG
- the sucD gene encoding succinate--CoA ligase subunit alpha, which yields MSILINQETELLIIGITGKQGRIHAKRTIESGAKLRAGVAPGKNGEMVEGIPVFESVEDARKEFPQIRAAMLLTPPRFVKDAAIQALQSGIELLVIITEFVPVLDTLEIVTKAKKLGAKVVGPNTIGVIAPGKSKLGIMPADIYGKGRIGIISRSGTLTHETASNLTFKGYGLSTCVGIGGDSIVGMDHADVLELFANDDETDAIVLIGEIGGTSEEMAAAKIKELNIQKPICAYIAGMHAPENKKMGHAGAIVSGNMGTVKSKVEALEDAGVTVCPTLGKIVEFMEKTNSQTNGKLRSLEPKVDASILQT from the coding sequence GTGAGTATTTTAATTAATCAGGAAACAGAGCTGTTGATCATTGGTATAACTGGGAAACAAGGTCGTATTCATGCGAAACGAACGATTGAAAGTGGAGCGAAATTACGCGCAGGTGTTGCACCCGGTAAAAACGGAGAAATGGTTGAAGGAATTCCAGTGTTTGAGAGTGTTGAAGATGCGAGAAAAGAATTTCCCCAGATTCGTGCGGCAATGCTATTAACGCCTCCAAGATTTGTTAAGGATGCCGCTATTCAAGCTTTACAATCAGGAATTGAGTTATTGGTGATAATCACTGAGTTCGTTCCTGTTCTTGATACATTAGAAATTGTTACCAAAGCGAAGAAATTAGGAGCAAAAGTTGTTGGTCCAAATACGATTGGTGTAATAGCTCCTGGGAAATCTAAATTAGGGATTATGCCTGCAGATATTTATGGTAAAGGGCGTATTGGTATTATTTCTAGAAGTGGAACGCTCACTCATGAAACTGCTTCCAATTTAACTTTTAAAGGTTACGGCTTATCTACCTGTGTCGGTATTGGCGGAGATTCGATTGTCGGAATGGATCATGCTGATGTATTGGAACTGTTTGCAAATGATGATGAGACGGATGCTATTGTACTGATTGGAGAAATTGGTGGTACTAGTGAAGAAATGGCCGCAGCTAAAATCAAAGAATTAAATATACAAAAACCGATTTGTGCTTATATTGCAGGAATGCATGCGCCTGAAAACAAGAAAATGGGTCATGCTGGAGCTATTGTTAGTGGAAATATGGGAACTGTAAAATCAAAAGTAGAGGCGCTAGAAGATGCAGGAGTCACAGTTTGTCCAACGCTCGGGAAAATTGTTGAGTTCATGGAAAAAACAAATTCCCAGACAAATGGTAAATTACGCTCTCTAGAACCTAAAGTAGATGCATCTATTTTGCAAACTTGA
- a CDS encoding DUF4867 family protein: MKLAEIQEVNSNFDLYSVEQDCFEEYGRILKNFDTRELLIKLQEKPLPSEGNVYVPSDHELESLTIKDELQREIYGNLPIQIGYCNGNSNKLNALEYHKCPEINIATEDIVLFLGKMSLIKDDSYSSKNVVAFFVPKGTLIELYGTTLHFAPCKTTEIGFRTIVVLPEGTNEDFEQQDLDRIKDKTLFKMNKWLLSHPENDRMIGMGAYPGLYGENFELKQPVGV, from the coding sequence ATGAAATTAGCTGAAATACAAGAAGTAAATTCAAATTTTGATTTGTATTCAGTTGAACAGGATTGTTTTGAAGAATATGGGCGAATCTTGAAAAATTTTGATACGCGAGAACTATTGATCAAATTACAAGAGAAACCATTACCGTCTGAAGGGAATGTTTATGTCCCTTCAGATCATGAACTTGAGTCCTTGACGATTAAAGACGAATTACAAAGAGAAATTTATGGTAATTTACCAATTCAAATTGGCTATTGCAATGGCAATAGCAATAAATTGAACGCATTAGAGTACCATAAGTGTCCAGAAATTAATATTGCTACTGAGGATATCGTTCTGTTTTTAGGAAAGATGTCATTAATCAAAGATGATAGCTACAGTTCCAAAAATGTTGTTGCTTTTTTTGTACCAAAAGGAACTTTGATTGAGTTATATGGGACAACGCTTCACTTCGCTCCATGTAAGACAACTGAAATTGGTTTTCGCACTATTGTGGTGTTACCTGAGGGAACGAATGAAGATTTCGAACAACAAGATTTAGACAGGATTAAAGACAAAACGTTGTTTAAGATGAACAAATGGTTATTGAGCCATCCCGAAAATGATCGAATGATAGGAATGGGTGCGTATCCAGGGCTTTATGGAGAAAATTTTGAATTGAAACAGCCTGTGGGCGTATAG
- a CDS encoding transaldolase family protein codes for MKYFLDSAKIEEIRYARDNFGIDGVTTNPRHIMNSGKPFLVVLEELANEFKNDPEFPISVEINPHLDDADEIVAEGKKIAALSKNFVIKIPCCESGLTAARRLEEEGVRTNVTLVFSPSQSIVPAKNGSKFVSPFVGWKENSGDNAFDYIRDIVKIYKNYDFETEIIVAALRNGFQIGEAAKAGADIVTCGLDVFKASFEHPFTDYGLGVFRNAWDNTKES; via the coding sequence ATGAAATACTTTTTAGACAGTGCAAAAATTGAGGAGATTCGCTATGCTCGGGATAATTTTGGGATTGACGGCGTAACAACGAATCCAAGACACATCATGAACAGCGGTAAACCTTTCTTAGTTGTCCTTGAGGAGCTAGCAAATGAGTTTAAAAATGACCCTGAATTTCCAATTTCAGTAGAAATCAATCCTCATTTAGATGATGCTGATGAAATCGTAGCAGAAGGGAAAAAAATTGCTGCTTTATCTAAAAACTTCGTTATCAAAATTCCTTGTTGCGAATCAGGCTTGACAGCTGCACGGAGACTTGAAGAAGAAGGTGTACGAACAAACGTAACATTAGTATTCTCACCATCTCAATCAATTGTTCCTGCGAAAAACGGCTCGAAATTTGTTTCACCTTTTGTTGGCTGGAAAGAGAATAGTGGAGACAATGCGTTTGATTATATTCGTGACATTGTAAAAATTTATAAAAACTATGATTTTGAAACTGAAATCATCGTTGCTGCTTTAAGAAACGGTTTTCAGATTGGCGAAGCAGCAAAAGCTGGTGCTGATATTGTAACTTGTGGACTGGATGTCTTTAAAGCAAGCTTTGAGCATCCGTTTACTGATTACGGTTTAGGAGTATTTAGAAATGCATGGGACAACACAAAAGAAAGTTGA
- a CDS encoding aldehyde dehydrogenase family protein gives MSKSTTVKELVERSKAAQEQFAFVTQEQADAAARAICKVVYDNAEKLGVMAAEETRMGSKADKITKCRMKSSLIWESIKNEKTVGVINRLENRQMLEIAKPLGTVACIIPSTNPVVTPMCNAAFGLKTRNSVIFAPHPRAVECTKLLVKMFREELSKFGFPEDLVLGLEEVSIEDSSELMSLSDVVVATGGPAMVKAAYSSGKPSLGVGQGNVQSIVDRDADLSAAAEKILIGRSFDNGLICLGEQTAFIPEEKMDLFIEEIKKHGGFYVADLDEVEKVREGLFPNSGPLNRDIVGLDAEQSGKIIGIDVPANTKAIVVKASGVGCEDVLCREKLCPVLTLYPYDTFEKGVAMMMENLDYEGKGHSISIHSNTPEHVEYAAIQCSVSRVVVNQPAGTTGGGSPTNGFVATTTLGCGSWGNNSFSGNLSHKHFMNITRVGYPYEESYLPDPELAWK, from the coding sequence ATGAGTAAATCAACTACTGTAAAAGAATTAGTGGAACGTTCAAAAGCAGCGCAAGAGCAATTTGCCTTTGTTACTCAAGAACAAGCAGACGCAGCGGCTCGCGCAATTTGTAAGGTTGTGTATGATAATGCCGAAAAATTAGGAGTAATGGCTGCTGAAGAGACTCGCATGGGTAGTAAGGCAGACAAAATTACTAAATGTCGAATGAAATCTTCTTTGATCTGGGAGAGTATCAAGAATGAAAAAACTGTTGGCGTAATCAATCGTTTAGAAAACCGGCAAATGCTTGAAATCGCGAAACCATTAGGTACGGTTGCCTGTATTATTCCATCAACGAATCCTGTAGTAACACCGATGTGCAATGCAGCTTTCGGTTTGAAAACAAGAAATTCTGTCATTTTTGCTCCGCACCCTCGTGCTGTTGAATGTACTAAATTGCTAGTTAAGATGTTTCGTGAGGAACTTTCGAAATTTGGATTCCCAGAAGATCTAGTTCTAGGGTTAGAAGAAGTTTCTATTGAAGATAGTAGTGAATTAATGAGCCTGTCTGATGTAGTAGTTGCCACAGGTGGCCCGGCAATGGTCAAAGCGGCATATTCTAGCGGAAAACCATCTCTTGGAGTAGGGCAGGGGAATGTTCAAAGTATTGTAGATAGAGATGCTGATTTGTCTGCGGCAGCAGAAAAAATTCTAATTGGTCGCAGTTTTGACAACGGGTTAATTTGTCTTGGAGAACAGACCGCGTTCATTCCAGAAGAAAAAATGGATTTATTTATAGAAGAGATAAAAAAACATGGTGGTTTTTATGTTGCTGATCTGGATGAGGTTGAAAAAGTAAGAGAAGGATTATTCCCGAATTCAGGCCCCTTAAATCGAGATATCGTTGGATTAGACGCAGAACAATCAGGGAAAATTATTGGTATAGATGTTCCTGCAAATACAAAAGCAATAGTCGTAAAAGCTAGTGGCGTTGGCTGCGAGGATGTATTGTGCCGAGAAAAGCTATGTCCCGTTTTAACCCTATATCCATATGATACCTTCGAAAAAGGTGTGGCGATGATGATGGAAAATTTGGATTATGAAGGTAAAGGTCATAGTATTTCGATTCATTCGAATACACCCGAACATGTGGAATATGCGGCTATTCAGTGTTCTGTTTCACGAGTAGTAGTCAATCAACCGGCAGGAACAACCGGTGGAGGATCGCCCACAAATGGCTTTGTTGCAACTACAACACTTGGTTGTGGTTCGTGGGGAAATAACAGTTTTAGTGGTAATTTAAGCCATAAACACTTCATGAATATCACTCGTGTGGGATACCCTTATGAGGAATCTTATTTGCCAGATCCTGAATTAGCTTGGAAATAA